TCATGATGGCTTCAACAGCGTTGGCAACTGCAATTTGGTTACTAGTATAAGCTGCAACGGGTCTTATGAGAAACCAACTATTGGAGCTGTGCAGTTTTCTTTTGTGTAGGGTTCAGGCTGGTTCCTGATCTCAAGTACACTCTTTTTGATGCCCGTACTGCAGAAAGTGCGCATACGAAGAAACGATAGACGATGGAGAAGAAACCGCACCATATACCTGATTAAAACGTTTATACCCCCTTTTCGATAACCTTAAATGAGAAATGCTTATTCTTGCACCTGTGCGTAAGCTACTTAGGTTCTATCGCTCTGAGATTCGATGATTTATATCCACCCATGAACTGGTTTGCCTCGTCTTATTGTGAAGTAACCTCTATATTTGAATTCGTGTAAACGTGCCATGTTGCACGTCTATTTGCGTTGCTTCTCCTTCCGCCTCCTCTCCCACTCAgctctctcctcttcatcacttcCACTGAactcagcatcatcatcactgtcgTCTGGAACATCGAGCACGGCCCCACCATGGCTCGTCGAGTTGTTGACATTGATAAAGTCTCCAGCATTTTGGTTCGCATACTCATGCTTCTGAATGATTTCGCGGAGTTCTGTGTTTGTAGGATCGACAAGCTGATAGGGGGTAAGACgggccttgttcttgactCGTGTGCTGGAACCGGCCTCAAGCATCATCTCGACGAGGGCGTTGCCGAAGGGTCGCTGCGCGGGCGGCTCTGAGTTGATCCAACGAATGGCGCTGTGAAGAGGTGTGTCACCTTCTGAACGGTTGATGGGATCGCACTCGAATTCGGGCTGGTCGAGGAGGTGGTCAATAATTTCGTCTGAGGCGGTGGGTTAGCTCGTCTGGGTCATGCGTATGTGTGAAGGTATGTGAGGCGCACAGTTTCCGCGAGAGGCGGCTTCGTGGTAGAGATGGTTGCCCATGACAGTTGTGGTCTCGTTGAGGAGCTTTGAGATCTCGGCATCGGACTTGTCCTCGAGACAgtcgttgagaagatcaaggttgTTTCGGCGGCAGGCTTCGATCAGGATTTCCTGGACGGTGGCGCCCTGTAGAGTTTGTGTTATTTCGCCGACCTATCGAGAGTCTTTTGTGCGGAGCATGATGTAACTCACATCgtgctcttcatctccagcCATGTTGATATTTGTTGAATATCAAGTCAAATTGAGTTCGCGAGAGCGGGGTATTAGATGTTTGgattgacgatgacgaagtCAAGCGCTGAAGAATCTGACAAACCCCGTTGGTAAGTCAGAAGAGTTCCAAGAATATCCGCAGGTAAGAGACGGAGAATGCACAGGCTGGTCGTGTCGTTGTGGCTTAAGGGAGGCAGTGAATATGGACTGTGCTAGGTTTTGAGTGTTTCATGTTTCGTCGGTGTTTGGAGGGGCACTGTGATGCCCAGCCTAATCCAAGTCCACCTCAGGGAGCTCAGGCGGAAATGGCGGGGAGAGGATGGCGCTAGAACTGCCAGACCAGCCTGGGCAATAGTGGGACCCACCAGATCAAGTCAAGCAGCTTCATGTTTCTGCGGTAAAatggaaaaaaaaaaaaaaaataatcATACTTCAATTCAAGATCGTTTGTCTATTCAACCGCACCTCAATCCACGACAACTACCAAATAAAAGGGCCCATCTCAAGCAAACCAACGTTGCCCCTAAGCAAATAAACCGTTTCTCTCTCCCACGTCCATAGCAACCGTCATCATGTTGCTCTGTAGGAGTCCCAAAATTGATGCGCCTCTTCCAAACTAACAGACTCCAGTCTGCCCCCATTGCGCAAACATCCTCACCGTCTCCCTCACAAATACACGAACCAACCGTCTCGAATGCCGAACTTGCCCTTTCGAACATCACATCACCGAGCCCGTCTTTTCGCGACGGATGTACGAGCgtgtcgagaaggaggatgtcTTTGGCGGTCCTGGCGCCTGGGACAATGCGCAAAAGGGTCGTGTTCAGTGTCCCAACGAAGGGTGCGAGGGAGATGAGGCAGCATTCTTCCAGGTCCAGATTCGTAGTGCTGATGAGCCCATGACGAGTTTTTACAAGTGCATGACCTGTGGTCACCGGTGGAGAGAAAACTGAGTTTGGGGAAGGATTCCTTTGGATTTTGTAGCGAAAGGGTTTTCTTTGTGCAAGGAGAAACGGAGTTGGGACATCATACTTGTCTTTCAGAGGTGTTTAAGAATCTGTTCCACCAGGCGTCGCACTGTTCTTGATAACGGAatgcttctttttcttgcGTGGGGTTTTTCGCTTTCGCGGGGTGTCAGGCATACTTTCGTTCACAGGGTCATCCTGAGTCCTCTTGTTGTTATTCGTGCCTCTCGTATCATCCTGCGAAGGGCTGTTCAGCTTGGCAGGGACCTTCTAGCTCTCTCGGTGCCAATCGACTGATGCCTTCATGCCCTCCTCCATTAGTGCCCTCACGACATCAGGGCTGATGATCTGTTGCCGGAACGTCTCCTGCTGGAGGAGCTCGAGATGTCGTAGTGTCGGGCCGGGGTACGTTAGGTACTTGAGATACGGCGGTTTGCTCCAATATTGTAGGTAGGCAAGATATGCGACAAAGGCGGGTtggctgagaagcttctggGAGGCAAGATGGTTGAGGTAGGCCGGGTTTGCGAGGGACTGAACAAACTGTGCGCGGTGTCTGTTAGTTATAGGTTCATAGCGCTACTAAATGAGAGTGCAAACAAACCTCAAGCTCAACCTCGAATCGTGAATAGCCACCATATTTGGGCTCTTGGTCTACTTGAGCAGGCGGTTCGGGAGGCGATCCCATTGGGACGTCTTGAGAATCTTCCGCCGCCATATTCCAGGAACTGTATCGAGGGAGACCAATTCCGAACAGTGGAATATGAAGATCAGGGTTGTGGGTGGTGATATGTaggaggatgttgatgctgtgTTTGGAGGAGTGCAATTGGGGTAGGGGTCGCGCAGTTGAAAGGCCCACATCTTCCATTTGACTGACAGttgaggagaaagaaaaagccAGGAATAGAGAGCTTGTCGATACTCTCCTCCAATTCCTCCCAGTTTCTATACAAATTTTAATCTTGTACTGGGTAACAGCTGTCTTACTTGAGTCTATATTCTATGTACTTTtatgtcttcttctcgtgCTCTTACAATGTCATTCTTCAAAACAATGCAGACGCTAGGCTCCATCTTTTCTGTCCTTGGGAGGCACTGAATAAACATCGACGTCAGCCTGAGCTCTTAGACATAAAAGTTTACCTCTGATGGTGTAAAGTGCAATCCACAAACACAAACTACCTTAGGCAACACTGTTCTTCTCAAACTTATATTGGTAATTATCATATGCTAAAATAGAATTACTCTTCCTGC
The window above is part of the Fusarium oxysporum f. sp. lycopersici 4287 chromosome 8, whole genome shotgun sequence genome. Proteins encoded here:
- a CDS encoding DNA-directed RNA polymerase III subunit RPC10; the encoded protein is MLLFCPHCANILTVSLTNTRTNRLECRTCPFEHHITEPVFSRRMYERVEKEDVFGGPGAWDNAQKGRVQCPNEGCEGDEAAFFQVQIRSADEPMTSFYKCMTCGHRWREN